A genomic stretch from Pelobates fuscus isolate aPelFus1 unplaced genomic scaffold, aPelFus1.pri scaffold_49, whole genome shotgun sequence includes:
- the LOC134585282 gene encoding oocyte zinc finger protein XlCOF7.1-like, with amino-acid sequence MPFSCSECGKCCSWYSHLVVHQRTHTGEKPFSCSECGKCFVTKSNLISHQRTHTGEKPFSCAECGKCFGIKANLVGHQIIHTGEKLFPCSECGKCLGTKPRLISHLKTHTGEKPFSCSECGKCFGAKSQLISHQRTHTGEKPFSCSECGKYFGTKSALDMHQTIHTGEKPFSCSECGKCFVNNTRLVKHQRTHTGEKPFPCSECGKCFGIKSDLTNHQRDHTGEKPFSCSECGKCFGTKSQLILHQRTHTGEKPFSCSECGRCIRTKSDLISHQRTHTGEKPFSCSECGKCIRTKSDLISHQRTHTGEKPFSCAECGKCFGTKANLVVHQITHTGEKPFSCSECGKCFGTKSKLILHQRTHTGEKPFSCSECGKCFGIKSTLVKHQRTHTGEKPFSCSECGKCFGTKSKLILHQRTHTGEKPFSCSECGKCFGIKSTLVKHQRTHTGEKPFSCSECGKCFGTKSALNMHQRIHTGEKPFSCSECGKYFGTKSQLVHHQRTHAG; translated from the coding sequence atgccattctcatgttctgaatgcggGAAATGTTGTAGCTGGTATTCACACCTTGTtgtacatcagagaactcacaccggAGAGaagccgttctcatgttctgaatgtgggaaatgttttgtaaCTAAATCAAACCTTATttcacatcagagaactcacacaggagagaagccgttCTCATGTGCTGAATGTGGGAAGTGTTTTGGAATTAAAGCAAACCTTGTTGGACATCAGATAATTCACACTGGAGAGAAGCTGTTCccctgttctgaatgtgggaaatgtttaggAACTAAACCACGACTTATTTCACATTtgaaaactcacacaggagagaagccgttctcatgttctgaatgtgggaaatgttttggagCTAAATCACAACTTATTTCACATcaaagaactcacacaggagagaagccgttctcatgttctgaatgtgggaaatattTTGGAACTAAATCAGCTCTTGATATGCATCAGacaattcacacaggagagaagccgttctcatgttctgagtgtgggaaatgttttgtcaATAATACAAGGCTTGTtaaacatcagagaactcacacaggagagaagccgttcccctgttctgaatgtgggaaatgttttggaaTTAAATCAGATCTTACAAACCATCAGAGagatcacacaggagagaagccgttctcatgttctgaatgtgggaaatgttttggaaCTAAATCACAACTTATtttacatcagagaactcacacaggagagaagccgttCTCATGCTCTGAATGTGGGAGATGTATTAGAACTAAATCAGATCTTATttcacatcagagaactcacacaggagagaagccgttCTCATGCTCTGAATGTGGGAAGTGTATTAGAACTAAATCAGATCTTATttcacatcagagaactcacacaggagagaagccgttCTCATGTGCTGAATGTGGGAAGTGTTTTGGAACTAAAGCAAACCTTGTTGTACATCAgataactcacacaggagagaagccgttctcatgttctgaatgtggcaaATGTTTTGGAACTAAATCAAAACTTATTTTACATcaaagaactcacacaggagagaagccgttctcatgttctgaatgtgggaaatgttttggaaTTAAATCAACCCTTGTTAAACATcaaagaactcacacaggagagaagccgttctcatgttctgaatgtggcaaATGTTTTGGAACTAAATCAAAACTTATTTTACATcaaagaactcacacaggagagaagccgttctcatgttctgaatgtgggaaatgttttggaaTTAAATCAACCCTTGTTAAACATcaaagaactcacacaggagagaagccgttctcatgttctgaatgtgggaaatgttttggaaCTAAATCAGCTCTTAATATGCAccagagaattcacacaggagagaagccgttctcctgttctgaatgtgggaaatattTTGGAACTAAATCACAACTTGTtcatcatcagagaactcacgcAGGATAG